In the Blautia coccoides genome, GATTTTTTCCTTTAAACTATAGGGAAGGAAAGGAATGATTCGCTTATGAAAATGGATGAAACTGTAGAGATGTGTGATTGCGTGCATACACATGAACATATACAAAAAAAGGTAATACCCGATGAAAATACACTATATGGACTGGCAGATTTGTTCAAGGTTTTTGGAGATCCCACCAGAATTCGGATCTTGTATGCTTTGTCAGCCGGGGAGCTGTGTGTATGTGATATCGCTTCCGTGCTGAATATGACACAGAGCGCAATTTCCCATCAGCTCAGAGTGTTGAAGCAGATCAAACTGGTAAAGTTCCGAAGAGACGGTAAGACAGTCTATTATTCTTTGGCAGATACACATGTGGAGACCATACTCAGCCAGGGGCTGGAGCATGTGCAGGAGTGATCAGCAGATGGCGCTGTCCGGCTTTC is a window encoding:
- a CDS encoding ArsR/SmtB family transcription factor, with amino-acid sequence MKMDETVEMCDCVHTHEHIQKKVIPDENTLYGLADLFKVFGDPTRIRILYALSAGELCVCDIASVLNMTQSAISHQLRVLKQIKLVKFRRDGKTVYYSLADTHVETILSQGLEHVQE